The nucleotide sequence ttgattaaaagattttccttgtggaacgaaccagacttactaaaaactacactactatacgattaggtacactgcctataagtgttgtagcaaggtttaagtatatccattcaataaataaataaatatcttgagtaaaattgtatcgtatttaatagtatctcctagtaaaatttaagctattttatatacacctagcgaAAACATCAGTCATCTGAATACATAAAATAAGAAAGATGAATTGCTTCATTTCCCACTTGAATACCACGAATAATGTTTCTTTCCATAGCGCGGGAAAGAGATAAATGTAGACCTTCCATAACCATTATAAACAAAAACGGGCTTAACGGGTCTCCTTGTCTAAGACCTCTTTCAAGAGAAAATTCCCGGGTCGGACTATCATTTACTAATACTGAGGTTCGAGCCGTGCTAAGACAACCAATAATCCACCTACACCAATTGGCACCGAAACCAAAATTGcgtaataagaataataaatacTTCCAACTTACAGTATCGTACGCCTTCTCGAAGTCCACTTTGAATAAAAGCATCTTCCTTTTGGTCTTCTTGAACCAAGACATAATCTCACTAAGCATAATCGGGCCATCGAGAATCTGACGACCTGAAATAAAAGCAGACTGAACAGGACTAACAATTTTATCAATGACAACAAGTAACCTGTTAGTGAGAATCTTGGTGACAATCTTGTAAAAGAAACCGACCAACGAGATCGGTCTAAACTCGGAAATAAGCACTGGGTTTTTAACTTTCGGGATGAGTGAAAAAAGGCTGAATTCGCCCCATTTGGAAGAATACCCGTGCTGAAAAAACAACGAATATCTCTACATAAATCAGCTTGTAAAATGTcccaaaaatctttgataaattggAATGAAAAACCATCAGGACCAGGAGCTTTTGTACTACCACAATCCCACACGGCTCTTTTAATTTCGTCATTATCAACTTCTCGTTCTAAAAATTCAGCTTCCGACTCAGAAAGGACATAATTTGGAACGATCGAGTTAAATTCTGCTCCTGAATTGACATTTTCAAATTTGTTTTTGTAGTACTCAAAAAACAGATTCTTTATCACGTTCGGTTCAACGACCCAATTACCATCAACCATCAAACCATTTATTGTTTGTTTGCGACGTTTGTGTTTCAACGAGCAATGAAAAAACTTGGAATTTTCGTCACCCTCGACATCCCATTTAATTCTCGCTTTTTGCATTTTATCGAAACCGGCCAATTTAatgagtttttcttttttcatgaaTAATGTATTTCGATTTGTAATAATGTCGTCAGTGGCCTGTCCAGAATCGATGAGAACATCAAGCTCGACTATTTGCTTCTCCACGTCAAACAAAGATTTGGCTTCTGATGTTCTAGTAGCATGTATCCAATTTTTCAACTTAGCCTTTAAAAGTCTGAGTTTATAAGTGATATTGGAGTACTGATGAACAATATTAATTTCATCCCATGCTAGTTTAACAAAATCTTTAAAATCGTTCCTTGAAAACCAAGAGGCGAAAATTTTAAAATACGTAGGCCCAAAATCGATCGTGTCTTGAGACAATAAAATCGGGGAATGATCCGAAAAACCGCGTGGGAGAACCGTGCCTGTAAAATCATCAACAATTTGGATAACATTGTTAGAAACGAAAATACGATCAAGTTTACTAAGCTTGCTGCCCGCCTTGTTACACCACGTGTATTTAAGGTCGCCAAGAGGAAGTTCGTATAACGCATTATCCTCTATGAAATCATTGAAAAAACGAGCATCAATCGGGCAAAAATCCGAGCCACACCTTTCGCTTTCATATCTCATCGCATTCCAATCGCCAAATACAACGAACATTCCTTCATTATTAGACATAAAATTCGAGAGTCTCTGCCACAAAGAGGCTTTGTCGTTCACGTTTTGCGGGGCATAAACATTAACCATGAACACCTCGATATTTTTAGCAACCCATCTCCCTTTAACGATAACAAAGTTCACATCACACCATATATCGCTTCTAATGAACGTATTTGGATCCCATAAAGAAATAATACCACCTGAAAAACCTCGAGCCATGCTAACAGCATAGTCGAAGTTATGGTTTCCCCATAATTACCTTAATCGTGTCATTCTCAATCTAGTCATTTTCGATTCTTGTAAACCAAGGAATTGGATGTTTAAAGATGAACATAATTCCCTGATCCATTGACGTTTCACATGAAGTTTGGAACCGCAACTATTTAAGGATAGGAGCTTCATTTAAAACCATAACCTTTCGTCTTTTCGATTCAATAAATTGTGACAACCTTTTGCATTGTACCCAAGTAAATCACCAATGCCAAATATATCCTCAAACGAACTGCTATTGCTTAAAGGATGATCATCGATTTTAGCCCCGTCAATACCTTTCAAGGACGTGTAACAATTAATCGATTCATGAGAAACTTCTTGAGCTCTTCTTTCATTAAAAATAGAAGTAAAACCAGGTGGGTACGGTTTACTACCACTCGTCCCATTACTATGATGGATATTACCATTTGGCATTGCACTAACAGTAGGTATCGACTGGGACTTTTCTTCAACAGTCTGCCCCGTACCATTATGATTCTCATTATTAACAGACGAAAACGACGTTTCACCTTCATGTGTGTTGATACCTTTGAATTCTTTTAGGTGATCAAAAGTGGCACTATTAATGTCAACACTTTCAGAGTCGCTACCATTAGTTTCATCAGTACCAACATGACTACCAATATCTTGTTCGTCACTTACATTGGAACTAATAGTGGAGTCGATATCAAACGTCCACGTGGCCACTTCATTTATATCAACCTCTACATCCTTTCCTTTAATTCCAATGACTTCTTTAGTAGCTATATGATTTTTGTTTTTAGTTGCAACACTAACTCTCCCCAAAGAGACAGGAACTTTCTTATTGGGTTCAAAAAATAAGAACCGACCGAAAAGATTAGCAACCTTCTTAAAGGCACTCGTTCCCCATGCATTCATCGACATTCCCGAAATCTCTAACCATACAACCCTCTCATCGACAATGAAATCTTCCACTGCATCTTTCACAACGTCAAATAGAACCATGAGGTTTACGTTATCTCTAAACGCATTTAAACTCGTTTCGGAATTAAACTGAATCCAAATCCATAGTCCACCAACGTATTGGATTTTGAAATCTGAAAATCCTTCTGCCATCATAAGCTTATAAATCGAAaacaaagatccaatttctttcacCTTCATCATGAGAATTAAATCATCTTTTTGGACTGTTACAAGATCAGCATCGTCCAGAATAAGTCTTTTCGAAACAGGTTTTTGTCCAGAAACCCTAGACGCATATGATTGATCAACAAAATTCACCTTTTCGACGGCCGGCTTTTTAACAGGAACATCAACCTTTTCAGCCAGTGGGGAAGAATTAACCCTAGCCGTCTGATTCACAACATGATCATATTTAGACTCTTCAACAAAAAGGTGGAAATTCCCCATCCAAACATCAGAGAGTCTATTTTCCATGGCAATAACATTCTTTACGCCCATAAATTTAACAAAGGCAAATCTTTTACCTGATTTTGCTCTTTTCCTGGAGATAAAAACGTTTGTAACAAAACCATACCCATCGAATAGATCCCACAGATCTTTTACAGCTGCCCTTTCAGGGAAATTCGTAACGAAGAATGATTGATAATTCTTCACGACAGGATTGAAATCAATATTGAGCTTTCGATAAGTGGTTTTACCTTGCCGTCGAGTCTTGATCGACCACCCATTCTTGAGTGGTTCGTTTCGGAGATTGCCTACCATGATGGCGTTTGATCCCGCCGTTAACTAAAGTGTAGGGTTTGTGTGGTTCGTTTCGGAGTTGTTAATTGAAAATACCATATGACAAACCTTGAATCTTCAATTCGGATATGTACTTGCCGGTATCTTGTTAGATTTTAGATCTGGACGGAATTTGTTGTTAGATCTGTAGTCAAAAGCTAAGAGTCAAGACTTTAGGTGTGAAAACAAGAACATATGTTCCACGATGATGCCTCTTGTTGGGTTTGTAAATTCACATGCCTTTATGACAAAGCTATTTTTCTTTACCTCAATGATTTTAGGAGACTAGGAACAATATTTTTAGTGTTTTTAACAATGAATACTTTTTGTCTTTTTGCACAATATGTTATAAAACATGTGAATTGAGTGATTCACATTTCAAATACCTGTTGTAAACGTAATTTATATAGTTGTTATTATGCGATTTTGTACACCAACTTTTGTTAACCTATCAGCTACTACTAACACACAGAAATCTATCAACCataatatagaaatatcaatagCTAAAACAAGAATGGAGATGCCAATAATGGTAATTCTTTGCTTATATCTTTGTCTACCAGTTCCACCAGCAAACGGTGATGACATGCCGTCGGCCTATCAAGTTCTACAAAGCTACAACCTCCCAATCGGTCTTCTTCCAAAAGGTGCTCTTGGGTACAATTTGGACCCTAATAGTGGTAGATTTGCGGTTAATCTAAGTAGTAATTGTGACGTTCATGTGGGTGATTATAAGATCAAATACGACCCTATAATCACCGGTGTGATTTCAAAGAACAACCTTAGAAGACTAGGTGGTGTGAAGGTGAAGATAGCGTTGTTTTGGATCGATATCGAGAATGTTAATAGGAACCAAGATCATTTGGCGTTCAAGATGGGAAATGTTGCTAATAAAGAGTTTCCAACTAGCGATTTCAAATCATGCCCAAAGTGTTACTAAATGGAATTAAGATATGTTGTAACAAACAATGATCGCATTGGAAGGTTAGATACAACGATATCGATGTAACATAATTATTCATTTAGCTCGTTTAATAAATCTAACAGCAAGTTATCAAATACTTATCAGGAATACTTTCGAGTCATGCTCATGTACAAACTTAATCCGTAAAGCCACAAACGATATTGAACTTGGCTTATGCTACACTCCTATCCTCTATGTGAGATGTAAACCACTACTATATAATTAAGTTGAGTTGAAGAGAGTTTCATATTAGCAAAAGTCGACTCCCTTTAGTACTATTCTATAGTTATAACACGAAGACTTGAGTCAAGTCAAGCAGAAAAGGGTCATTTAACTAATCAAGCTCGAAACTTGAAATTTTGAAAATGAAGAGTCAATTGAACTCGGGCCTATTTTTCAGGTTTTGAGTAAAAAGGACGTTTCAACTCGACTTGATTACACCCTACAATGATTATTCATAGAAACAAGACCTGGGAAGCTGAACACTAACCACAAAAGAATCACAACAGCATAACAAAATCCAACTTAAAGACAGTTTATCATCACTGCTTTAACAGTTTAATATGCCACTCCCAAAAAATAAAACTTGATGCGACAACATGTATAGATAACAAAAAAGGCGCTACACTAGGTTGATTGAGTTGCCCATGGTACAAGCTCTATATACTACAGTACCAAAAAGCAGCTCCAAAAATCAAACTCTTTAATCTAACAACTGCTTATTCCATTCCATAAAACACCCTATTAATAGATGGCATTTTAGACATTTACCAAACCTCAAGTGGAAGTTTATCAATCAGTTCAAACTGTTATTATAATCATAAATATGAAAACATATCATGGGACCAAAATTATATGAAAATTGCCAACCATGGCTTACAGACTTTTAGACTTGTAAGTTAAGGTTGTAAGCAATTAACATAATATGGATGCCTTATTAGAGTAACCTATGAAGTTTTTGCTACGATCACACTCATTTGGTTAGTTAAAATATTTAATTGAAACACTACGTGAGACTAAGCAACACTGGAAAAGTAGGACACAACACAAAGATGAACATATGTAAATTACAAGGCTGAAAACCGATGCACTACCATCGGACATGTCCTTCAGTATAACTTCAAACATCTTAACTCAGTTACTCGCCTCACAATAAAACTACAGCTTTTGCTGATGTCCTATAAAACCTTAACTATAGTTCAATTAACTCTAGAAGGCCCGGTCTTAATTCTCGTAAGATTAAACGTCATGCCAACGAAATAAAGTTATAATCATTAGTTTGTTATGCTCCTCAGTCCTAACATATCATGACGTCAAACCCCATATACTAcaaaaaaaatatagttttatgACCACAGAAGCCAAGTATCACAGCTTTACAATAGACAATAAATGGTTTGAATTATGCCAAGCTAGGTTACCTACCTACAATATCGAGTTCAATGTACAAATCAACATATGCATCAAATTAACCCATCAAATATGTAACTAAACGGTTCTCTGGCACCCAAGAAATTCGAAGAGCATGTCAAACTTAATTTACAAAAACAGAATTAAGGCTAAAAGAAATCATGCTCCATACGAATAATCTACTTTGTTATAAACTTCACTTACATCAAACAAGCATAGCATACACTTATTTAGCaccaaaagaaagaaaaaaagatacAGAGTGTGCACATACTTATTATTTTGCAGAAACGCAGGGGAACGCGAATAAAACACTACGATTCACCTATCACATCATCAAATCCGTCAAGCTGTGTGTTAGTGTTTAACTGCGTGCAGGATATGAATAAGAATGAGCGGAATCGACGAATAACAAATCAGCTCGGTGAAACCAGCCGCTCCAAACAAGATTTGGTAAAAGCTATTGTAAGTCAAGCAAATCAATCCTGTTTTCATACAAAGCACATAGAACAACAACGCAACACCAGATAAATATGCAGCCGCAATTCTGTTGGAAATTGAAAACATCGAAGACGACTGTGGTTTATAAATCGAAAGATGAGGCGATAATGGACGAGAATGACTAGTTACAGGACTCGCAACAGGACTCGCAACCGTAGAGAATTGACTGGAAGACGAGAACCTCGAAAGGATTCGTGACTTGTAAACATTAGCATGTGACGAAAACGGACGAATGCGGTTCAAAATAGAATAAACCTGATTCGATTCGAATTCTGGAACCCTAGAAATCGATTTTGAGGATTTTTCGATTCCGTATTTCGTCAACTGAGTTCCTTGTGGTGCCGTAGCAATTCCACGCCTAAAATACAATATCAAACGCAAGTTATTAATCATCAATTATAGAAATAATAAGATATGTATGAAATAATTATATCTAATTATTTAGATCCGTTACATATTTCATAATCTATTACTCCGTACTGTATTGAACAGGTATCTACACATCGCAAATTCGTAATAAATGATTAAGATCGGAATAAATTACACAGTCAGATCTAATTATATGTTTAGATATATACGTTCACAATGTACAATTAAATAAGAGCACCTACAAATTATGAACGGTAAGAACACATCCGATATGTTGTAAAGACTGAAAATTAAAGCGAAATGATGTAAAATTACTTGGAAATAACAACGCAAAGGTGGTCACCGAAGAAAGAAGAGAGGCGTTTAGCGTTTGAAAAGGATCGAGCCATTGTTCCGATGAGCTGAAATTGATCGGTGCTGGTGATGTAGAAAGTTGGATCGATGAACAATTTGGTCGCTGTTCACGGATAATTGCGTGAACAGATTGAGACATTGAGGAAAAGGATTTTCAGTAATGGGCCTGGCTGGATTGCATTGGGCCTGGCTGGGCTGCATTGTGAGATAATCTACTTTTATTTTGAATTTTTTAAGTATGAATTACTCACAAATATACAAATGTGTTGTGTTGTATGAAGATTATTTAGTTACAAAATGTGTTCTGATATATTCAAAATTCACAAAGATTTTGCAACAAAATGTGTTGGATCAATGAGATTGTTTATGTTGTTTATTTATTTTCCTTTTATTTTGgatttttttaaaaacaaatcaAATAAACACCATGAACAGTCTCATTAATTCAAAACATTTTTAATAAAACATTTTTAAATTCTGATTATATCACAATACATTTTGTAACTTAATAACTTCATACAACACAACACATTTGTGAGTAATCTATACTTAAAatctaaaataaaagtaaagtatttGTGGATTTTGATTATATCACAACACATTTTAAAACAAAATAATCTTCGCAAATATAGAGTTGATGTCGGTTTGAGAGAAAAATCATTGAATAAATTGCTAAAAATTAGGTTAATTGGTAATGTTGAAGATGATTTTGCCTTGAATGAGAAGAATATAAGCTAAAATGTGGTACACCGTTGATACATttacaacatataaatataaataaattaaaattaagtattaaatatttaatatatataccatCAATAATAGTAGCATATTTCAGTTTTTTAGGTTGAAATCAAATGTCCATATTACATACCAACTACAAGCCGAAAATCGCTAATATTTTCGAGTGAAATCAAAAATCAAACCAAAATCAAATTAGCCAATCCATTTCTACCAATTCATTTTGGTTCGGTCGATTTTATGGGTGAAACCGTTTAATGCACACCCCTACCAGTTAACCATTCATAGGAGAATATTCGGCATGCAACCACAAGAGTATTTTTATATTTGGTTGATAAATATCAAATATTAAAAAGATTTGCTAACGACAATTCTTGAAATGTTGTGTGCTTAAAATATTGGTATATAGTAGTTGGTTATTACTTTTTTTATGGTGACTAAAATAAGTGTTTTGAGCATTTTAACGACAACACACAAAGACGGTGAATAGCAAAATACATATTATGATAAAGTTGGTATATGTTACCCATATTTTATAAACAAGTGTGTACTTTTTGTTAAACTCTCACTACATAAGTCGATAGGTTACTCATATCATTAAACCAAAATTGCTATTCTATATTTGAAGATTGCTGTTCATCTCAAATAAGGCGAAGGTTCGATTCTTGAATCGGCCACCGTTTGTGCTTGGCGCTGGAACAGGGGTTGGTTCCGACCACACTTGTCTGTGACTGCACACGACCCGGTAGGCAGTTGGCATCCAAAGAGTGCACGGGGGTGCACGGGGTTAAAGGTTCCCCGCCGATCTAACCTTTTTTCATCTCAAATATTTGAAGATTATTATAACTCTCAACTGAATTTGTTGATGAAAATGTATCATCGATTATATGTTAATTGAACTACATCATTAAATATCCACACATCAaaatttagaattattattattttattattattattattattattattattattattattattattattattattattattattattattattattattattattattttattttattttattcgtTATACTAAAAGAAAGAAGAATTGTTGTCGGCTATACATGTGGGTTTCAAAAGTAAAGCCACTTAATGATGTCgttattgttttttttttcctttttaaaatagttaatagCTAAATAGTGATGTCTAAAGCTTCTATGtttttactttaaaaaaaaaaatcttagccaATAAACTCCGATTTCTACCAACTTTATTCTTAGCCAATAAACTCCCATTTATACCTACTAAAATATACTttacttattttattatattaattgAAATACAAAATGAAATAGCGACGTGCATATTTGTTAGATGGATAAGTATTTGCCTAACTTAATTATATATTCAATTTCATttcaattattatattattattcagtAATTCAGTAATAGAAAATCAAAAGTTAAAAAAGGAAGGGCCTACCCAAAACCGGGTGCCACTTTTTATCTTGAAACAAAATACCAAAAGAAGAGTAAATTACGAAAATGGTCGTAATTAAAAAACAAATTACGGATTCAGTTCTAGATATAGGTAATGTTCTAGTTTAGTCCCTTGATAGTCGTCCGTGTTTCATTGTTGGTCTATAGTCTAAACGACTAAAAAGCGTTACTGTGCGTTATTAcgaaaaatcatttgtaataatacaAACTAAATTATTTTACCCGTAGCAAATCGACTAGAAATAAAAAAATGTCTAATTCAACCGTTGGCAttgaaaatatataatatttaaaaacAGATTATACAAAAATTTACGCTCGTTGAATAGGAAAATCGGTTGAATCGATACGTAATCAATTAATCAATAATTATTTAATCAATAATAAATCATTAGGTAAAAGAATATtacaaaaaaaaagaagaaaaatacTCACTCTAAGTGTAAGTGTACATTGTTTATTGGAGCAATTATTCATAAAAAGATATGGTCAGTGTAAGTGTACATTATTAATTGAGATACCAATTATCCATTAcggaaaaaatattaaataaaaaaaataataatatgactacTGTTGTCAGCACCTTCACATTTAACAGCACCTTCACTTTTAGTATATAGATGAATGAATGAGTTAATAGCTTTTTTAACGGTGATTTTTTgaaatcagtagatcatttattttaaCGACCatcatcatttgcacgtatcatACACATTCGAGGAAAACTCGAACTCGATCAACGGTACCCGGAAAGACATTCATTCGGGCAGTGTTCTTAGATAGAGTTCCGTGAATGATTTATTAGTTTTAACTCAAATCACATGGCTTTTTAGTTTTTTACCCATTAAGTCATGTTATTCACATGAATAAAATATGAATATAGTCTTCAATACGATTAAGAATGTGAAGGAGGTGAGGGTATTGTGGGGAAAAATCTAGTGAAACTTAATACTATTGAATATAAGCATACGGTGTCCAACCTTGTTCCAACCGTTGGCTCCAATAGATTGGGGGTACACCGTTCCACCTCGGCTTCGTGACCAACGTCCTTTTCCCACCGTCTTGACCCCGACGGTGGGtttacgattttttttttttttttactttttaattattcTATTATTTTGCTGGTTCACGTCATATTTTGTCTCACCAAAACTTTGAATCAAGGATACCGCGACACCCTACTTTAATCAATTTTAAGTTCATTTTCGATATGGACACTAAAATGGACACGGATACTCCATGCTCTAAAAATGTGAAAGAGGAGATATGGTATTCTCAGAAAACTTGGAGGAAATTTACTTGTTTGAATAGGACACATGTTTTTCAACTTTATAAAAAAGTTGTCAATTAAGAAAAGATTAACGAAAACGCCCAAATGAAACATCTATAAATTTTTATTGAAAAATATCTCCACTCAACTAAAACCAATAAGTCCTAATAACCATCCCTTACGGCTTATTAAACTACTAGCCTTTAAAAGCACGTGCGTTGCACGGCGACTCTTAATTAAACAAACTGAAAATGAAATGTATGTGAAAATAAACTAAATCAGTTTGTTGTTTTGCATACAAAAGGAAATAACCCATATTACAAAATAGTATTAAGagcgtattaataacatgcaacaATAGTAGGTTTTGCGTTAGTGAGCACAACAGTTCTCGTTTGAACACCAAGTACCTGTTTATCCACCAAATATGCCAACTTTAATTATGAATTAGTATCAACTCAAAGTGAAATTAATATTACAATCCCAAACTTCATTCAAATCATGATGAGCCAATTCTTATGAAAAACATTGAATACATAAACATGAATATGATCTTCTTTAACAAAGCTAATAAATGTCCGCTCAATGTATACATAAACAAAAAATAAGTAAGCACTAAATTGATGATTAGTAATTTCAAGTGCTCAAATCCCTGTTATAAACAACAAACTTACACCACAATATAGAAAATACATTCAATCATAGGCGGTATCGAATATTAATGTGCCGAAGAGCAATGAGATTGTGCAGTACTGGTATTGGCATGAGCCCCCAAAGAGTCAACAGAAGAAACACCACCATGTATATACACAGACATAAACAACATCACAAAACACAAATAAATCCCTTGAATAGTGAAACACACATAACAAAATACAATTAACTATAAATAACACCAAAAACTCACTTTCTACAAACTACATATCCCAAACATTGTTCTTCTACACCAGCTTGAAAATGTGATCATGCACCATAATTGCTCCAATGATATGAAAGTCTGTCTAATCATCCACAAGGATATACTTCTTGGCTTTGCTAGTCGACGATTTCACTAAGAGTGGACCTTGCTTTGGTTCTTGCTTAATCACCTTTTTCGGTGGAGTAACCAGTGCTGTTTGTAAAATCGACATAAGTGTCAAGATGGGTGGGTCAGATCGTTTGGATTAGAATCAGAATGTGCATTTTGCACTAAAGATTGAAAATGCCTATCTCCGTCCTAATCATCATCACAAGTTTGGtccattttaataattaatatatataaacatattc is from Rutidosis leptorrhynchoides isolate AG116_Rl617_1_P2 chromosome 10, CSIRO_AGI_Rlap_v1, whole genome shotgun sequence and encodes:
- the LOC139870038 gene encoding uncharacterized protein At5g01610-like; amino-acid sequence: MEMPIMVILCLYLCLPVPPANGDDMPSAYQVLQSYNLPIGLLPKGALGYNLDPNSGRFAVNLSSNCDVHVGDYKIKYDPIITGVISKNNLRRLGGVKVKIALFWIDIENVNRNQDHLAFKMGNVANKEFPTSDFKSCPKCY